In Streptomyces longhuiensis, the following proteins share a genomic window:
- a CDS encoding RDD family protein translates to MSELVTGEAVALELRPAKLPSRALAVVIDLVVAFTVYIVVTMGIVASTASLDDAAAAAVAVATFVLVLVGVPIAVETLSHGRSLGKLACGLRVVRDDGGPIRFRHALVRGAVGVVEILMTFGVVACIASLVSERGRRLGDVFAGTLVVRERVPAGPARFVPPPPPWLVGRFAGLDLSGVPDGLWLAVRSYLTRMGQLDPQVGWAMAERLAGDLAACTGAPAPRDVPPAAYLAAVVHERQSRDAQRAFGGGAVGVAPVGAGPVSGPGSVGGAGPMYPGVGAPVGQPVGPAVGAAPPPVDVEPARPREDEGPGTGFVPPA, encoded by the coding sequence GTGAGTGAGCTTGTGACGGGCGAGGCGGTGGCTCTTGAGCTGCGCCCCGCGAAGCTGCCCAGTCGGGCGTTGGCGGTGGTCATCGATCTCGTCGTGGCGTTCACCGTGTACATCGTGGTGACGATGGGGATCGTGGCGTCCACCGCTTCCCTGGACGACGCGGCGGCCGCGGCTGTGGCGGTGGCGACGTTCGTGCTGGTGCTTGTCGGGGTGCCCATCGCGGTGGAGACGCTGAGTCATGGGCGTTCGCTGGGCAAGCTGGCGTGCGGACTTCGTGTGGTGCGGGACGACGGGGGGCCCATCCGGTTCCGGCATGCGCTGGTGCGCGGGGCCGTCGGGGTCGTGGAGATCCTCATGACGTTCGGGGTGGTCGCGTGCATCGCGTCGCTGGTGTCCGAGCGGGGGCGGCGGCTCGGGGACGTGTTCGCGGGGACGCTCGTCGTGCGCGAGCGGGTGCCTGCGGGGCCGGCGCGGTTCGTGCCTCCGCCGCCTCCGTGGCTGGTGGGGCGGTTCGCCGGGCTCGATCTGTCGGGGGTGCCGGACGGGTTGTGGCTGGCGGTCCGGTCGTATCTGACGCGGATGGGGCAGCTGGATCCGCAGGTGGGCTGGGCGATGGCGGAGCGGCTTGCCGGTGATCTGGCGGCGTGCACGGGGGCTCCGGCGCCGCGGGATGTGCCGCCTGCGGCGTATCTGGCCGCGGTGGTGCATGAGCGGCAGTCGCGGGATGCACAGCGGGCGTTCGGCGGCGGGGCGGTGGGGGTGGCTCCGGTCGGGGCGGGCCCGGTGAGTGGGCCCGGTTCGGTGGGTGGGGCGGGTCCGATGTATCCGGGTGTCGGGGCGCCGGTTGGGCAGCCCGTGGGTCCGGCTGTCGGGGCTGCGCCTCCCCCTGTCGATGTCGAGCCTGCGCGCCCTCGCGAGGACGAGGGGCCGGGCACGGGTTTCGTGCCGCCTGCCTGA